In Pangasianodon hypophthalmus isolate fPanHyp1 chromosome 3, fPanHyp1.pri, whole genome shotgun sequence, a single genomic region encodes these proteins:
- the rdh14a gene encoding retinol dehydrogenase 14a has product MIRGKTVIVTGANSGIGKATAAELLRREARVIMACRSRERGESAAREIRQQAGTGTDTDTGRGELLVRLLDLACVSSVRSFCEQINKEEPRLDVLINNAGVYQCPYSRTEDGFEMQFGVNHLGHFLLTHLLLDLLKRSAPSRIVVVSSKLYKRGEINFDDLNSERGYDGASAYSRSKLANLLFTLELGRRLEDTGVTVNALTPGIVRTNLGRHVRVPLLAKPLVSLASWALLRSPEEGARTAVYLACSPDVEGVQGKCFADCHEQKLLPKATDEDVAKKLWDISEVMVGITT; this is encoded by the exons ATGATTCGCGGTAAGACGGTGATCGTGACCGGGGCGAACAGCGGCATCGGGAAGGCGACGGCGGCGGAGCTGCTGCGGCGGGAGGCGCGGGTCATCATGGCGTGCAGGAGCCGGGAGAGAGGCGAGAGCGCGGCGCGGGAGATCCGCCAGCAGGCCGGTACCGGTACCGACACCGACACCGGGCGCGGAGAGCTGCTGGTCAGACTGCTGGACCTGGCGTGTGTGAGCTCCGTGCGCAGCTTCTGCGAGCAGATCAACAAG GAGGAGCCGAGACTCGACGTGCTGATCAACAACGCCGGGGTCTACCAGTGTCCCTACTCTAGAACCGAGGACGGCTTCGAGATGCAGTTCGGCGTCAACCACCTCGGCCACTTCCTCCTCACACACCTGCTCCTGGACCTGCTGAAGCGCTCGGCACCGAGCCGCATCGTCGTCGTCTCCTCCAAACTCTACAAACGAGGAGAGATCAACTTCGACGACCTGAACAGCGAGCGCGGCTACGACGGAGCGTCGGCGTACAGCCGCAGCAAGCTGGCCAACCTGCTGTTCACGCTGGAGCTCGGTCGGCGGCTAGAGGACACGGGCGTGACAGTCAACGCTCTCACGCCTGGCATCGTCAGGACCAACCTGGGACGCCACGTCCGCGTCCCTCTGCTGGCCAAACCGCTCGTCAGCCTGGCCTCGTGGGCGCTGCTCAGATCGCCCGAGGAGGGAGCGAGGACTGCCGTTTATCTCGCCTGCTCTCCGGACGTGGAAGGGGTTCAGGGGAAATGTTTCGCTGACTGCCACGAGCAGAAGCTGCTCCCTAAAGCCACGGACGAGGACGTGGCTAAAAAACTGTGGGACATCAGCGAGGTGATGGTGGGCATCACGACGTAG